The DNA region GAATACCAGATCGGCAATTGCAAGGGCCCCTGCCAGGCCTATCAGAATGAGGCAGACTATGGCAGCAACATCGAAGAGATCAAAGATATCCTAAACGGCAAGATCGGCAGCGTCATCAAAAGCGTAAAACAGGTAATCGGAAGGGCCGTTGCGGATCTGAATTTCGAATATGCACATCAATACCAGCGCAAGCTGTTGGTACTGGAAAAATACCAGAGCAAGTCTACCGTGGTAAACAGTGCCATTACCAATGTCGATGTGGTGAGCATTGCTTCAGACGAACGCTATGCCTTCGTAAATTACCTAAAAGTAATGAACGGCAGCATTATCCAGACCCAAACCATTGAAATCAAGAAACGCCTGGACGAGACGGATGAAGAGCTGCTCACCATTGCCATTACCGAGTTCAGGACCCGCTTTAACAGTACTTCAAAAGAAATTATCGTTCCTTTTGATATTACGCTGGCCGACGAAAACCTGAAGTTCACTGTCCCAAAACTGGGCGAAAAAAAGAAATTGCTGGAACTGTCCCAGAAAAATGTACTCTTCTTTAAAAAAGAAAAGTTGAATCAGTACGAAAAACTGAATCCAGACCTGCGGACAGACCGGGTCCTTTCGCAAATGCAGAAAGACCTCGGCTTAACAAAACTACCTGTACACATAGAGTGTTTCGATAATTCCAATTTCCAGGGCAAATATCCGGTATCGGCCATTGTGGTCTTTAAAGATGCCAAACCTTCCAAAAAGGACTACAGGCATTTCAATGTAAAAACCGTTGAGGGGCCAAATGATTTTGCCACTATGGAAGAAGCTGTTTACAGGCGATATAAGCGCATGCTGGAAGAAGAAAACACTTTGCCCCAACTCATCATTATAGATGGCGGTAAAGGCCAGCTTTCATCAGCTATGAGCAGCTTAAAGAAACTAGGGATAGAGAAGCGGGTAACCGTAATCGGGATCGCCAAGCGCCTGGAGGAATTGTTCTTCCCCGGCGACCCTTATCCATTGTACCTGGATAAAAAATCAGAAACGCTAAAAATCATCCAGCAGCTCCGTGATGAAGCCCACCGCTTCGGCATTACCTTCCACAGGAAAAAGAGAGATCAGGGCACACTAAAAACAGAACTGGAGCAAATTCCCGGAATTGGAAAAAGTACGGCCGAAAAGCTTCTGCTTCACTTCAAATCTGTAAAAAAAATAAAGGCGGCGAATGAAGAGCAACTTGCAGCAGTGCTTACCAAGACCCAGGCAAGAACGGTATTCGATTATTTCTCAAAATAAAAGCCTCAATGTTATCCATTGAGGCTTTTGATAGGTTATTATAGCTTAAGGCTAATATTCCCATAAACTTTGCTCGTAATCTGATATAGACTTTTTAATCCTTTCAGACTCGTATAGTTTTCTCGGATCCTTAGGATCAGTTTGCCCAAGTATATCCACAATGTTCTTATTGGCAGGGTTTGTTTCCTTCACAATATAGCTGGAGAACAATCGTCTCACAAAGAAATCATCAAAGGTAAGCTGCGAAGCATCATTCAAGGGGTTCACCAGTCGCTTTTTGCTCAGCAATTCCCTTGCGTCATCATAGTAGATCCAGAATACCGGTTGCCAGTTCCCTTCAACCATTTTCATCGGCGCCAGGCCTACAATCCTAGGTTCCAATATAGAACGTTTGGTATCCAGTATCCAGTCTTCCTTGATCCTGTATTTCAGAAACTCGTCAGACCTCAGTTTCCTTAATGTAGGCTCACCGATTTTACCGCTTACTGAGTCTGCAACACCTTCTGTTACTCCCCTTGCACCTTGCAAAGCCTGCTGAGCTGTCAGCGCGATGCGGAATGAGTCGTTGTCTTCCAATATCTTTCCGGCAGTGGTGTCTTTCGGAGAGTACACCGTAAGCTCTTCGTTTCCTACAGCCTCCAGTAATATATCAATTAGTTTAGCATCTTCTGCTTTAAGTACGGAGTTGATAGTATCCCTTAGGTCAATCTCACGCCAGATGCGTTTTGCATAATACACATCCTCTTCCCTCACATCAGCATAAGGAACCATCAC from Pedobacter africanus includes:
- the porN gene encoding type IX secretion system ring subunit PorN/GldN, with product MRNIVGIIVFLMLGLGAYAQVKTAAPATTAPADTVKKAKLKIKTPPKDGYAVRTDVDSNVMVPYADVREEDVYYAKRIWREIDLRDTINSVLKAEDAKLIDILLEAVGNEELTVYSPKDTTAGKILEDNDSFRIALTAQQALQGARGVTEGVADSVSGKIGEPTLRKLRSDEFLKYRIKEDWILDTKRSILEPRIVGLAPMKMVEGNWQPVFWIYYDDARELLSKKRLVNPLNDASQLTFDDFFVRRLFSSYIVKETNPANKNIVDILGQTDPKDPRKLYESERIKKSISDYEQSLWEY
- the uvrC gene encoding excinuclease ABC subunit UvrC, giving the protein MSAFDYKKALTDIPHKPGVYQYWDTDGTLIYIGKAKDLRNRVGSYFNKDNQMNGKTKVLVSRIRKITFTIVDTEIDAWLLENSLIKKHQPRYNIMLKDDKTYPWIIIKKEPFPRVYWTRKMIKDGSTYFGPYASVGMMHTILDLIKETYPLRTCNLPLTPKNIDDGKFKVCLEYQIGNCKGPCQAYQNEADYGSNIEEIKDILNGKIGSVIKSVKQVIGRAVADLNFEYAHQYQRKLLVLEKYQSKSTVVNSAITNVDVVSIASDERYAFVNYLKVMNGSIIQTQTIEIKKRLDETDEELLTIAITEFRTRFNSTSKEIIVPFDITLADENLKFTVPKLGEKKKLLELSQKNVLFFKKEKLNQYEKLNPDLRTDRVLSQMQKDLGLTKLPVHIECFDNSNFQGKYPVSAIVVFKDAKPSKKDYRHFNVKTVEGPNDFATMEEAVYRRYKRMLEEENTLPQLIIIDGGKGQLSSAMSSLKKLGIEKRVTVIGIAKRLEELFFPGDPYPLYLDKKSETLKIIQQLRDEAHRFGITFHRKKRDQGTLKTELEQIPGIGKSTAEKLLLHFKSVKKIKAANEEQLAAVLTKTQARTVFDYFSK